The Maridesulfovibrio zosterae DSM 11974 genome contains a region encoding:
- a CDS encoding zincin-like metallopeptidase domain-containing protein: MAKDKTPYYQRFADKIIEKLEEGTAPWQRPWKPGEYQPAFNPVTGNVYRGFNQVMLGSDGLNDPRFMTYKQAESQGWQVRKGAKSQTLVFWQWSAINVVKDEDGKPVRDDDGNIKTERVEREKPFIRFFNVFHASQIDGISEWDGREISWNPDDRAEAILENSGASIIHDQRDRAFYKPSSDEIHLPPHASFDSPDKYYSTALHELGHWTGHESRMDREFGPFGSEIYAKEELCAEIASWMTSAELGISHNPEQHASYVKSWVKVLKEDPYEIVRACQRAEKIKDYTLGFEKERSKEATKEQGMSVSGPDKDKLEQRESRYGIPENGKTWLKVPFSEKDEAKQLGAKWDKKQKMWFAPEGEDVQKFAAWLPENKAVAQQKEKQQEPSLATEKTYLNVPYREKGQAKKLGARWDKSEKLWFAATGTDLKPLAKWLPKEKINAPQTNAVQEFAKALQEAGLDLQGQQPIMDGTLQRVPVIDGKPNSKDGAYKGFLDAYPAGFIQNHKTGLKMNWKADGLELTAEEKSQIKAQAAQKMIEREKALAEQREKASKRSFAKWTNAKWATQQQEYLIKKGVPGYGVKVNERGDLLVPGRDVNGHIHTLQTITPEGKLFEKGGLKAGMFHTIDPGENIAKGGPILVAEGYATAASAYMASNMPTVVAFDSSNLEPVAKALKAKYPKSSIVLVSDNDHHLEKNVGIEKAEAASKAVGGLMATPKFNEAEKEQGLSDFNDLHKSRGIGEVQKQMSQTIKMAKSMKAGALPLAMAM, translated from the coding sequence ATGGCTAAGGACAAGACACCATACTATCAGCGTTTTGCTGATAAAATTATTGAAAAGCTGGAAGAAGGAACCGCGCCCTGGCAGCGGCCATGGAAGCCGGGTGAATATCAGCCGGCTTTCAACCCGGTAACAGGAAATGTCTATCGTGGATTCAACCAGGTCATGCTTGGTTCTGACGGCCTGAATGATCCTAGATTCATGACCTATAAGCAGGCAGAATCACAGGGCTGGCAGGTTCGCAAAGGAGCGAAGTCCCAGACGCTTGTTTTTTGGCAATGGTCAGCAATAAACGTAGTTAAAGATGAGGATGGCAAACCGGTACGCGATGACGATGGAAACATAAAAACTGAACGAGTTGAACGAGAGAAGCCGTTTATACGCTTCTTCAATGTGTTCCACGCCAGCCAGATTGACGGAATTTCCGAATGGGATGGCCGGGAAATCTCGTGGAATCCGGATGATCGGGCTGAAGCCATTCTGGAGAATTCAGGCGCAAGCATCATTCACGATCAACGCGACCGGGCATTCTACAAACCTTCGTCTGATGAAATCCACCTTCCCCCACACGCATCCTTTGACAGTCCCGACAAATATTACAGCACTGCCCTGCATGAATTGGGACACTGGACTGGCCATGAATCACGGATGGACCGTGAATTCGGTCCCTTCGGTTCGGAGATCTACGCCAAGGAAGAACTGTGCGCGGAAATCGCAAGCTGGATGACCAGCGCGGAACTAGGCATCAGCCATAATCCGGAACAACATGCCAGTTATGTAAAAAGCTGGGTCAAAGTTCTGAAGGAAGATCCTTATGAAATTGTCCGGGCCTGCCAGAGAGCTGAAAAGATCAAGGATTACACTCTAGGATTTGAGAAGGAACGCAGTAAGGAAGCAACCAAGGAGCAAGGCATGTCAGTTTCCGGTCCGGACAAAGACAAGCTGGAGCAACGCGAATCAAGATATGGAATTCCTGAGAATGGCAAGACCTGGCTCAAAGTGCCCTTCTCTGAAAAAGATGAGGCAAAACAACTTGGAGCCAAGTGGGATAAGAAACAAAAGATGTGGTTCGCTCCTGAAGGCGAAGACGTCCAAAAATTCGCTGCATGGCTACCGGAAAACAAAGCCGTAGCGCAGCAAAAGGAAAAGCAGCAAGAGCCCAGTCTTGCCACAGAAAAGACCTATCTCAATGTTCCCTATCGGGAAAAAGGACAGGCCAAGAAACTCGGCGCACGCTGGGATAAATCCGAGAAACTGTGGTTTGCTGCTACCGGAACAGACCTCAAGCCTCTTGCCAAGTGGTTGCCCAAGGAAAAGATCAATGCTCCGCAGACAAACGCCGTGCAGGAATTCGCCAAGGCCTTGCAGGAAGCCGGACTAGATCTTCAAGGCCAGCAACCGATCATGGACGGCACTCTTCAGCGCGTGCCGGTCATCGATGGTAAGCCCAATTCAAAAGACGGAGCATATAAAGGATTCCTTGATGCCTACCCTGCAGGATTCATCCAGAATCACAAGACCGGCCTGAAAATGAACTGGAAGGCTGACGGCCTTGAACTTACCGCTGAGGAAAAGTCCCAAATCAAGGCGCAAGCTGCCCAGAAAATGATAGAGCGTGAAAAAGCCCTCGCCGAGCAGCGCGAAAAGGCTTCAAAGCGTTCATTTGCCAAGTGGACCAACGCAAAATGGGCCACCCAGCAACAGGAATACCTCATTAAAAAAGGTGTTCCGGGCTACGGGGTCAAGGTCAACGAGCGCGGGGATTTACTTGTGCCAGGTCGAGACGTGAACGGTCATATCCACACCCTGCAAACCATCACGCCGGAAGGCAAGCTTTTTGAAAAAGGAGGTCTGAAGGCAGGGATGTTCCACACCATTGATCCCGGCGAAAACATAGCCAAAGGAGGACCGATCCTCGTTGCCGAAGGTTACGCCACTGCGGCAAGCGCATATATGGCAAGCAACATGCCCACAGTAGTGGCTTTTGATTCTTCCAATCTTGAGCCGGTCGCTAAAGCCCTGAAGGCCAAATATCCCAAAAGCTCCATAGTGCTGGTCAGTGACAACGATCATCATCTTGAAAAGAATGTCGGGATAGAAAAAGCCGAAGCAGCATCCAAGGCAGTAGGCGGTCTGATGGCAACGCCCAAGTTCAATGAAGCCGAAAAAGAGCAAGGTCTCTCCGACTTCAATGATCTTCACAAATCGCGCGGAATCGGTGAAGTGCAGAAACAAATGTCCCAGACCATCAAAATGGCAAAATCCATGAAGGCAGGAGCACTGCCGCTGGCTATGGCGATGTAA